The following proteins are encoded in a genomic region of Enterocloster clostridioformis:
- a CDS encoding PrpR N-terminal domain-containing protein → MIHILFIVPYPELREKVEYVLDNHPENKRISANIQVLTVDQISRINAGSYDAVIARGFSAKQLKAMHPQTPVIDLAISGYDIIRTVAECRKDFNSTQIAICGFYGKIYEASDICKLLVQHCQNNNE, encoded by the coding sequence ATGATTCATATACTATTCATTGTACCATATCCCGAACTTCGGGAAAAGGTTGAGTATGTCTTAGACAACCATCCTGAAAACAAACGAATTTCCGCCAACATACAGGTATTGACAGTTGACCAGATTTCACGGATTAATGCAGGAAGCTACGATGCTGTCATCGCCCGGGGGTTCAGTGCCAAACAGTTGAAAGCCATGCATCCCCAGACTCCCGTTATCGACCTGGCCATTTCCGGTTATGATATCATACGCACGGTCGCTGAATGCCGCAAAGATTTTAATTCCACACAGATTGCCATCTGCGGATTTTACGGAAAAATATACGAAGCCTCCGACATATGCAAGCTGCTAGTACAGCATTGCCAAAATAATAATGAATAG
- a CDS encoding helix-turn-helix domain-containing protein, whose translation MRRKTIDTIPVLSDAMKNILSAFSKSRSLPSGLVKRASIVLLASQGELNQNIAPQVGLHYNNVATWRSRFLAALPALRRIEMDDPKKLEDEIRAVLSDKKRPGAPSVFTPDQIMRIIDLACSSPNDFGYEVSQWSLPLLVAEIKKQGIAEQISEKSVSRFLKMR comes from the coding sequence ATGCGAAGGAAAACAATTGATACTATCCCGGTTTTATCTGATGCCATGAAAAACATATTATCTGCTTTTTCAAAAAGCCGCTCCCTTCCGTCAGGACTGGTCAAAAGAGCCAGCATTGTCCTGCTTGCGTCACAGGGGGAACTCAACCAGAATATTGCACCACAGGTCGGGCTTCATTATAATAATGTTGCCACCTGGCGCAGTCGGTTCCTCGCGGCGCTCCCAGCCTTGCGGAGGATTGAAATGGACGACCCGAAAAAGCTTGAAGATGAGATACGGGCAGTCCTGTCCGATAAAAAACGCCCCGGTGCCCCGTCTGTTTTTACGCCGGACCAGATCATGCGGATCATCGACCTTGCCTGCAGCAGCCCAAATGATTTTGGGTACGAAGTAAGCCAGTGGAGTCTCCCGCTGTTAGTGGCAGAAATTAAAAAGCAGGGGATCGCTGAACAGATTTCTGAGAAATCTGTCAGCCGTTTTTTAAAAATGAGGTAG
- a CDS encoding transposase, which translates to MVSTDEMTGVQALEHKYPDKLPLPGQCAKMEFEYIRHGTTSLIGFFDVATGRMEMPYLNSTRTEEDFVEAVKALVGTDPQAPWTFICDGLNTHKSEALVRFVAEACALGVELGKKGKTGILKSMESRADFLHDPSHRIRFVYTPKHSSWMNQIEIWFGIINRKLLKRKSYLSIEELEASILRFIEQYNLTAHPFKWTYAGIPLVI; encoded by the coding sequence ATTGTTTCCACGGATGAAATGACCGGGGTACAAGCGCTGGAACATAAATATCCTGACAAGCTCCCATTACCCGGCCAGTGCGCCAAAATGGAGTTTGAGTATATCCGCCATGGCACGACCAGCCTCATCGGGTTCTTTGATGTTGCAACGGGCCGTATGGAAATGCCGTATTTAAACTCCACACGCACAGAAGAGGATTTTGTGGAAGCCGTGAAAGCATTGGTAGGGACAGACCCGCAAGCCCCATGGACATTTATATGCGATGGCCTAAACACCCATAAATCGGAAGCCCTTGTCCGCTTTGTGGCAGAAGCCTGTGCCCTTGGCGTGGAACTGGGCAAAAAAGGGAAAACAGGGATCCTTAAAAGTATGGAAAGCCGAGCGGATTTCCTGCATGACCCTTCCCACCGGATCCGCTTTGTCTATACTCCGAAACACAGTTCCTGGATGAACCAGATTGAGATATGGTTTGGCATCATTAACCGGAAGCTGCTGAAGCGGAAAAGCTACCTATCAATAGAAGAACTGGAAGCAAGCATCCTGCGCTTTATTGAACAATACAATCTTACAGCACACCCATTTAAGTGGACATATGCCGGGATACCATTAGTAATTTAA